In Humulus lupulus chromosome 7, drHumLupu1.1, whole genome shotgun sequence, the following are encoded in one genomic region:
- the LOC133789919 gene encoding uncharacterized protein LOC133789919 produces MNTTFPQVCLGRWNHFRETDTKYTWDDDVLKMLKGDDNKFLVSWKNVSEVYFALHVEKVTHWIAIEVSIPTWCINIYDSNHSVLSPTLLEEVIKPWCLLLPSLLWCSGMFDDHDDLQTDPKQNAKPFSYCRISLEECPHTKTSGDCGLIAIKHIKHLVSRLPLDTIIDENIQHFRTKWCVDLFY; encoded by the exons atgaacaccaccttcccccaagtgtgcctaggtcgttggaatcatttcagagagactgacactaagtatacatgggatgATGATGTGTTGAAAATGCTGAAGGGCGATGATAATAAATTCCTCGTATCCTGGaaaaatgtgagtgaagtatattttgccttgcacgtcgagaaagtcacacattggatcgccattgaagtctccattccaacgtggtgcatcaacatttatgattccaaccatagcgtgcttAGTCCAACTTTGTTGGAGGAagtgatcaagccttggtgcttattgttgccttcgttgttgtggtgttctggcatgtttgacgaccatgacGACCTCCAAACAGATCCTAAGCAGAACGCAAAGCCTTTTTCGTATTGTCGTATTTCTCTTGAGGAGTGTCCTCacactaagacaag tggggattgtggtctgattgccatcaaacatatcaaGCATTTGGTttccaggctaccactcgataccattatcgatgagaacatccagcatttcaggaccaagtggtgtgtggacctatttTATTAG